The following is a genomic window from Scleropages formosus chromosome 11, fSclFor1.1, whole genome shotgun sequence.
CCACTTGTATGCCAAAAGAATACAATTGCGATTCAGCGCTCTTTGATATATCACCTCGACTAATACAACTGGGTATGGATTCATAGACCATTCACACCAATAGTCAACAGAAGGGTTGCTCCAGGGATGGGAACTAGCACACCTTCTTTGGTGACCAGCAGAAGTCCATCTCACTGCTCTCTAAGGTTGAGGAAAAGGATGATGACTGAGACAGAGGTCTGATGTCCAGAGAGACCTTTTCACAAGTGACCATCGGGTAAATAGAGTACAGCGGCAAATAATACGATGTGCTTTTTAAAGACAGCTACGAATTCGCAAAACGCTCATTCTCTAGATTATAGGATCATTTGCTGTGACACAGAATATGAATTTTTGTCTGTAAAGGAGCTGAAAAGTATGCGGCAGGGCTCTCACGGCTGAGGATGTCAATCAAGCAGGCTTAATGAGTCTCATAATGAAAAGCACTATAAGGACAGCGGTGAAATTTAATTTCCCCAACACCTCAAAGGTCCTAGTCTGGTGTACTGCTGGAACTTTTAGATATGGTGTATGTGTAAAACTTATTGAATAATAAATTACTGAGAGCAATTTAAAATGAGAGAGCTTGACTGAGGTTTGGGGTTCATGGTGTCTGATTTGTCCTTCGTGAGACTGAGAGCCTGAAATGGAACTGATTTTGTAAACTTTTTGAGTGAAACTAAGTAAAAACTGCATAGCAATGGGTACCATTTGATGCAAATGAACGCCATCTCCACTCCACCCTGATGCAGGTGGTCCTGCACCCGGAATTCCAGAAGACCTGTGACTGGGACAACGACCTGGCGCTGATCAAGCTGAAGGAACCGGTGGAGTACAGCATGACCGTGATGCCCATCCCGCTGCCCGAGAGAGGTGAGGACCTGGCCGAGGTGGTCGGTACCCATGGCCTGGTGGCAGGCTGGGGTTGGGGCGTTCACCTCACCTTCGCAGACCGCCTTAAGTACCTGGTACTCCCAGTGGCCAAGTTCGAGGCCTGCCAGAAGGAGTATAATGAGGGCAGCGGGAGCCTCCCCGTGGTGGACGGGAGGGTGTTCTGCACGGGACCCAGCACCTTCACGGAGAACGTGTGCTTCGGGGATGGTGGTGGCGCCTTCGCCGTCCGGGACAGTACCACAGGCAGAGTGTATGCTGCCGGGATCCTGTCGTATGACAAGACATGCACACTGAGGACACACGCCGTCTACATGAAGCTGTCTGCCTACCTGCCGTGGATCAACAGCGTCATGAGAGAGGACTCGGAAGTGTACGCTGACCTCCGCACCAAATACTTCAACAAAATGTACTCGCTACAGGTCCCCAATTAACTGTCCTTCCAGAGCAAGCTCTCGGAGAGGCCCGTCTCCACACGAGACACAACGAAAATTTCTATTTCAATGTCTGCTGCATGAGGAATGTGTGAATTCTGCACAGTGATCGAGCCTCATGAGAACCGGAGAAGGGAATCCTGTCAGCGGCGACTCAGCGGCTCTTTCCAATATTGAGTGACCAAGTCAATAAAGAGCGATGGTCTCACCCATACATACACACGTGTTCTCTTATTACCTGAATCCCAGCAGCGCACCACCTTTGTCAAGTAAAGCCATTACACAACTATTTTTTAACAGTgagagcattttcttttttggttacGCTTTATAAATGATCCTTTTTGGGAGGAAAAATCAATGGACTAAACAGCTCATAAAATAATACTTCATTCTGCAATGCTGATGCACCTGTCACTACCCCCAGTGAGACACCCGTAAGGGAAACtatcttatttttcatttttttgttagcTTAAGTTTTTAGCCATATAGGAATAACCTCATTTAACTCACATGTTACAGCTGTCATTAAGCACTTGTCCAAGTGAGGGTTGttgtggtccggagcctatcccagaggcacagggCAGAAGGGTGGACACGATACATCCtaaatgggatgccagtccataccAGGGTTATAGTTGGATGGTTTTAGTGAAACAATTCAGGATCAAGAGTAAAGGATTCAGGTTGCCGTTCACTAGGGCCGCCCTACACATTTCCTGGTTTGAGCATTATCCTCCCTGCGTCCCGCGAGGTGTGTATCCTGCTTTATACACTGGGAACAAGTACCAACAGTTGAAAAACATATGAGATCAATTAGAAAACTCAGGAGAGCTGAGCAGCCACTAGCACTTAGacccccccagaggtttatttttctatttgttttcctctcctcagctgccagctgcctTATCCCACTAGTTCACTTTGAAACTGTAATTGTTGTCTTTCTGTGCTGAATCTGTGCCTGGAACTATGttgagtgctgtgtgtgtgtgtatgtgtgtgtcacactaGGAAGAAGAGCATTCAAAATTGAGCTTATTTGAATAAAGTAAAGCACTAAAACAGAGACACATTCAAAAACAATTCCTTGTTGTCCGCTTCCAATAGCAGGTGTCACCTCACTGTGTGGTACAGAGCACTAGGTAAGAACAGGTGATgccagagaaaacaaacagccaGACTTGAGCTACAACACAGGCCAACGAACCTCTTGacctttcacattttcatttgtgaacACCCTGCTGGAAAGAGCAAATGATGCGATTTTCAATCTCTCGTAGTGTATGTGACTTTCTTAGGAAAGTCCTCTGGTCCAAACAAGCTGTGCTGCTGAAGTTAATGAGTTGTCAAATGGGTCTGCATTATAAACGTTTTTTATTGAGTTTATGCTAGTTTTTGGAAACAATTTTACATCAGAatgtacaaaaagaaaacagagacaGCAGATCCCTTTTAAATAGCAGTTTAAATCTCAGCTAAAAGGCTCTCAGACTTGAGGACTCGCAATGGGCTGTGAGTCTAACAGCACCTTGATTTTTTAACCGCAAGTCACTCATCATTTGAATTTTGGATGAGAAACATGGTTTCTGACATTATTgcctaatttttaaaaaaatcaaaatgatacAGTAACACAACCTGTATACATGTGTGAGACGGAGACCCGTTCAGAAGAGACGGTACAGGACCTGTGGCTGGTGGGCCTGAATGAATACTTGACTTTGGCCCCCTGTGTGTCTGTCATTATAAACGACaagttttgctgtgttttcaaaaTTCTCATTTTGTTTGGTTTCTCCGACCTCTTATATTTCAATTAGCACTATTACTCCCTAggaaaatattccaaaaaaGATGATGGAAGAAATGTTCTGCTCCATAAACACTGCAGTTTATGGAGAGATCCAGAGATGTGGGTTGATGGACTACACACCCTTATtgaaatttcacacacacacacacacaaacggcAATTTAAAATCACCAGCCCTCCAAAACACATGTCAAAATGCGTAGGACTGTgaacccccctcagccttgcacccaaagcttctggaataggctctggatcaccacagcCCTACTCAGGAGAAGCGGTTATTCaaaccagatggatggatggatgataaaaattaaatgccaTGCaatattatagagtaattaatgaatagatactgccttgttatgtgtgtcacgtccacgcccacatcaccatcaacagcacctgacacaaATGAAGCACCggacaccaatcagtacacgcatgcttaaaagaccctcctctgctCCCGTTcccttgcggaatctcactgagacaaccgtcttcctgcgctatgtcctgctcttcctcatcctttGCTTCATGTATCCGTTCTTCGGCTTTCGACCCTTCGCATTGTCCCTTGAccatgtccatggatcctcgctctcactctgaccgccaaTCGACTGACTCTTCGCCTGACCACTTGGTTCCtgacgaacgatcctgcacttgggtccagccgccccgGCGTCCTCGGTTTCGCATGATAATATGGTGTTATCataactaatggtaattattcAAGTAACAGTGTCCATTTTATTGCGATTTcgtggtgatattttagcataagtTTGTGTCTATTCTGGGGCTCAAGAACGCATTCAAATTTTTGCTACTGAGACTAATGTTAAGGACATCATCCAGCTACAAGAATTCTCCTTGCAAAGGGTCTTTCAGCAATGAATTCTGTTCATAATGTGAGGGAAGACTGTATTACAGGATCACTGTCTTAATCGTTCAGACAGATGTGGGCTGGTCAGAAAGGGCCAAACAACACATTGCTGGTGGCCATCTCCTAGCTGACATGGATCAGTCACGTGAGGCTTTGTGTGGGTCCTTCACACACGGTGGACACTGGAGCAGGGAGAGGGATACTGGAGATGGCCAGCAGATGCACATCAGATGAAGCTGAGCAAGCCTTTCGGTCAAACCCTCTCTTTGCAGTCATCCTGTAAAGAGTACTTCTTCACTGGCAGGCCAAACCCTCATCCTTCCTGGAACTGTAAATGATGAGTAAACATACATCTGTGACTCCAGATGCTTGAACCCCACTTGGCATGTAGAAGTTCAGATGAGGAGTAAGAACCATCTGCTCATCAATCAGGTCTGGATATTTCTACTCAGTGAATTTCACATTCGGTGACAAGTCTTCAGGCGATGCCATTTCTACTGCCGTGTGTATTCATGTCACACAGCTTGGACGAGGCTCCTGAAATGCAGTGATgctgtatttgcatatttttcttcagTGGACATTTTTCCAAGTGGACAtacaacattaagctgcttacactgttttacccacTTATACCATATTAATTCCAGgtcagtactttgctcaagttcACAGCAGCTGGAtgaaggattcaaacctgggccctgCCCAtacaaagcaacagctctaaccactgtgccacataCTACCCCTCCTGGAGGGCAGTAGATCCTGAGACTCCAGTTCGTAAACACATAGTGTGGGAGGTTATTAGGAAAATAATCATGATTGtgaggagagcagagcacagTGTTTCTGTACAGAGCTCAAGGAAAGTACTCATGATGACAgatgtgaaatgaaaaggtgAGCCCTCGTTTTCCGTTACATCACCAACGCTGGAGGTTGACCTCTGTGAGACAGGTTTTCTTCAGCTGCCTCTACTTCACAGACATACTAGGGTGAAACGGGTCAGGGCAGATTGCTTGTAGCACGGTTAATCCTCAAGCCATGTGTGAGCAGATAATATTCAAGGTACAGTATTCAAAAAGATAATCTACCATGCAATCTCAGTCACACATTTCTATGATAAATTGATGGAAATTTCAAAACGCTTCTGCCAATGCCTTTGAGATCAAAGCTCatctatacatttatattttaacctcagtgtcacgtcccccgcaacCGGCACATCGGCGGCACCTGCCGCATCCTGATAGGAGcggcaataaagaggggaagccgaggaagcccagacgcggaaccttcttttgcctccttgtttccctgcgagccGTGTTTCCGAGAGCCTATTCTGacatcgaccctttgcctgtttattcctgaccacgttctttgcctagccctttgtactacgtttgctgattgcctgacccacgcctgcccctcgacttcgcttttggattctgattcggcttcattaaacatcggtgcgagaactctgcacttgagtccgtcctcgctaCGCGCAACTATGGCACTCAGCAGGGAGACAACATGTTTATAAAGAGAATaactgctgtttgaaagtacGTGAAGCCCTTGTGCCTCATggttttaccaaaaaaaatcgTTATTTAACTGAACCAGTCTTTCCCATGTGACATAATTGGTGTGTAATTTCCAGTTCCATACTTTGATCTGCAGGAAATCACATGtgtagaagaaaaacaaaagtagtgtttgtgcaaaaataagtgaaccccaagtcacattggttaaaccaagtaggaaATTaggatcaggtgtgtaaatcagaaTCATTTACTCATGTCATGAGTTTactttaagatttagatttacactttataagtttattttaatattttatacaagaataatgaccctCCCTATAGGATTCACACATTTTGAAGCAGCACTATATGTTATATGTAGTATTAATAATCTGCATCATTTTTTGGTGATGGAGTTGATGGAGTCAGTGGCCAGTGGACTACAGGACAGTAAAGAACAAGCTGCATTTTATTGTGTCTACATAACAGCTTCCTCAGGCTtagaaatataatataataatatttattactctcctctcttagtgagcttgggatcaaaggaacagcactaagatggtttgagtcccacctatctgatagatcctatcaagtggtttGGTGGagctctccttcttctcctctgcttctctcaatcggtgtcccgcagggctcagtattgggttctcttctcttctcttctcttctcttctcttctcttctcaatctacacctcctccctcggcccggtcatagcctcccatggattcaaataccacttctacgctgatgatacccagctcttcctctcctttccacctggagcctgacacatttccgcacgcattgctgcctgcctgtcgaacatctctgcatggatgtctgatcatcaccactgactcaacctcttcaaaacagagattcttcacctcccagcttgcccatcctcctgtcatgatctatcgatctaactggacaactcactcacctcgtctacctcctcggctaagagtctgggagtgacgatcgactcaagtctatctttttctcagcacatcgaagccacaacccggacctgcatatacatcctgcataatatccacaggatccgtccctacctcacaactgaatCTGCCcaattacttgtccaggccatggtgacatcccgtctggatactgcaactctctcatgtggccttcctgctactggaatcaaacctctgcagctgatacagaacgctgctgctgcatgagttgtgtttgatttgccaaagcactcccatgtatctcctctactcatttctctgcactggcttcctatagctgcccaaatcaaattcaaaaccctggttactgtgtacaaatgcatcaatagaacggctcccagctatttacaagacttgatcattcactacaccccaaccagacagctatgctcttccacatctgcccacttgatggtcccacacacgaaagatCGGTTCTGATttcgatgtggtggaacaagcTCCCcttctcgctcagaactgctgaatctttgtccacatttaaaattgtCTTAAAACtgatctcttccggactcacttcagccatcatctcttaagt
Proteins encoded in this region:
- the hp gene encoding haptoglobin produces the protein MCSSLGKLLLLSALCLASVVLTAAHRPRRMVGGSLARDVPWHAFVRLGDTIFDGGFGGGALISDRWILTAGRNVFVNKSRQTNKGQNYTIPRVYLGVSDRKLVDSSNEVLVEKVVLHPEFQKTCDWDNDLALIKLKEPVEYSMTVMPIPLPERGEDLAEVVGTHGLVAGWGWGVHLTFADRLKYLVLPVAKFEACQKEYNEGSGSLPVVDGRVFCTGPSTFTENVCFGDGGGAFAVRDSTTGRVYAAGILSYDKTCTLRTHAVYMKLSAYLPWINSVMREDSEVYADLRTKYFNKMYSLQVPN